Genomic DNA from Setaria italica strain Yugu1 chromosome V, Setaria_italica_v2.0, whole genome shotgun sequence:
CTTGAGCCCTCCCGCGGAGGTGTCGACCCCGTACCTCTCGTCGCGGCCGCGCACCAggtcggcgcgcgcgcggcccggGTCCTCGGCCTGCGGCGACATCATGAGCGCCGGCGCGCCGAGGGGCAGCGCGTCGCCGCGGTCCACCTGCCAGGTGCACCAGAACTTGCCGTACGTCTTGGCGAGGCTCGCCATCTCCGAGCTCTGCAGCGCCTCCGGCACGCCCACGGCCGTCCACAGCCCGGCCTTCACCTCGTACGCGTGCGAGTGCCACAGCCGctgctcctccggcggcagGCCCTCGAAGATGGCGTCCGACACGATGTACTCCACGCCTGGACACACAACGGAacggggagagagagggagtcaACGCTATCACAATTCGCAACGGCAGTTTTGTAACTAACGGTGCggcgtgcagccgtgcaggtgcggagaggcggcggcgcgcaccgATGAGGCGAGCGGAGGGCTTGTCGGAGTCGTAGACGGCGCACTGGAGGACGTCCTGGTTGAGCCGGGAGAGGAAGTGGTGGATCTCCATCTGGCGGTGCAGGGCGTGGGCATAGAGCGCGAAGCTGCACGAGTGCAGCTTCATCTGCCGCATCGGCTTCAGGTCCTGCACCATCTGCGCGCCCATGTCGAGGACCTGCGAGGACACCGCCGTCAGCctgcccggcggcgacggctcgGCGGTGCCCGACGCGGGCATGGCGCCTGGGCTCTGATCGCTAGAGGACATCGCTAAGCAACTTCAGGTCGCACGACTGGCTGAACGAGACGGTGCGTGAGCGTGACCGACAACGCGTGGACGTGTGGTTTTATCATCGCGGCTCATGGAGCCAGGCGTCCGACGCGTGCCGCGCACGGGTGAAGAACGTGGCACCTCGCATGCAGCAAAACCTTCCAGACGGCCCAAGCACCGCTTTGTTGATTGACAAAGCATGACAGCACACATGAGAAGACGCGAGAAGTTTGCATCTGTGGAGTGGAAGGTACAGTAGGCATCAGTCGGTCAGAATTCACTACTGCTCTCCTCGAGAAGAACTTGGGAAACAAGAGAGCATTCTATACCGACTTAAGGATCCTTTGTGTTTGAGCGTGAATGGAAACGAGACACAATAGGGACCGAACGATCAAACTTTATTCAAACTGATAGTAATGATGTGGGGTGCCTCGGACGGACGCGATGAAAACTGTCGCGTCCTCCCGTGCCGATGCCGGGTGTGGTAACTGCCATCGTACGGATGGATGAGATCATCCATTAGTTTTGTAACACTCGCCTTGATTGAATCTAATTTTGATCCTCCTCCAATTTGAATAATTATTCCTTCAATATATCTGTTAAAAAATTTAAGAAATATATGTAGATAGATATTTCAAGTAAAACTTCTCAAAATCCTATGGAAAAATAAGGAGAATAATCATGATATATAAATGTTTCTTTGATCCTTGTGAGTGAAGTTTATAGTGGAGTCCAAAGAATTATATGCTTATAATCATCACTGTTAAAAACCCCAGTGGGGAAGAATAAATGATGAAGCATATAGCTTAAATTGATATTATCTCATTAAAAACTTTGGATGAGAAACTCGAAGGGGAAAAACTCATACAAAGAAAAGAGTGTAATATGATGGCATAACAAGTTATTTATCAGAGAGATACTCCCCCCGATTCTTGTaagtctttgagttgtttgATACCAATTCTCTCAACACATTTATGGAATGAAGAGTATGGTAAAGACTTTGTGAATAAATCAGCAAGATTATCACAAGACTTTGTCTGCAAGATGTTTATGTCCCCATTTTGCTGAAGCTCATGAGGATAAAACAATTTAGGAGTAATATGTTTGGTAATATTGCTCTTAATATAACCTATTTCCATCTGAACAATACAAGCAGCATTATCTTCGTAGATAATGGTTGGTGATTCGAGTGAACCAATACCTCAAGACGTAAGTATGTGGTTTACCATTCTGCGAAGCCATACATTATTTCAGAATGGTTGGTGGATGTAGCTACCAAAATCTGTTTGGAAGACTTCCATGAAATAGCAGTTCCACCTTCTAAGAAAACGAACCCTGTTTGCGATGTGGCATTGTGGGGATCGGATATGTAGCCAACATCGGTATACCCAATCAAAGTCTGATCATTATTCCCCTTGAAGAAGAGGCCAAGATCTTTTGTGCCATTGAGATATTGAAAGACATTCTTAACTCCAGTCCAATGGCGTTTGGTAAGAGTATTGCTATATCTTGCTAGCAGTTTTACTGCAAAAGCAATATCCGACCAGGTACTGTTAGCAAGATACATAAGCGCACCAACAACACTAAGATAGGGGAATTCAGGTCCCAATATCTCTTCTCCATCTTCCCTTGATCTGAATGGGTCTTTCTCTATGTCTAGAGATCTGACCACCATGGAAGTTTTAGATAGATATGACTTATCCATATTGAATTTCTCCAATATCTTTTGGGTATATGCACTTTGGTGTACAAGGATTCCTGAAGGTAAATGCTGAAGTTGTAGACCTAAGCAAAATTTGGTTTGACCTAAATCTTTCATTTCAAACTCCGTCTTTAAATGATGATGTGCTTCATCAATATCCAGTTCATTGCCATGATATTAAGATCATCAACATAGACCGAGATAATGCAATATGTGGGGGAGTTTTTAATGAAGACGCATGGGAAATCCTCATTTTTAGTGTATCCCTTCTGCAGGAGGAATTCACTCAATCGATTGTACCACATCCTGCCCGATTGTTTTAAGCCATAAAGTGACTTCTGCAACTTGAGGCAATACATGTTGCGATTTGTCTTAGGATTTGGTACATCGATTCCGTCTGGAACCTTCATGTATATATTAGAATCCAGTGACCCATAGAGGTATGCGGTCACTACGTCGATCAACTGCATAGATAGACGATTTTGTACTGCCAATGATATTAAATATTGGAAAGTTATTGCACTCATGACTGGAGAGTAGGTCTTGTTAAAATCAACGCCGGGTCTTTGCGTAAAACCCTGTGCTACAAGCCTTGCTTTATATCACACCACCTCATTATTTTCATTCCGTTTCCGGACGAAAACCCACTTGTATCTCACAGGAAAGATACCATGAGGGGTAGGCATTACAACCGAGAATACTTCTCTTTTGTAAAGCGAGACTAACACCGCTGCAATTGCATCCTTCCATTTGTTCTAGTCTGAGTGCTTTTGGCACTCTACCATGGATTTAGGATCTAGATCAGGTTGAAGGCATTCAATAATTTTCTCGGAGAAGTATTAGTCGACAATTGTAGATTTTCTATCAAAAGTCTCCCCAGTCTCAATATGAGTCGGCAATTGTAGCTTTTCTATCAAAAGTCTTCCCAGTCTCAACATAGTTGGTAGCAATTTCGTCTACCCTTATAGACTCATGGTGACTTCCTGAAACGATATCTCTAGGGTTTTTTGATGTCCCAGTCTTAGCGATGTGCACCACCGAGCTAGGCCGCAGATCATCACAATCCACTTGATAGGAAGTATCTATTTGGTGTTCGTCAACTGAAGGTTGACTTGCATTCACCATCTTTCTTTGCTTGCTAGCATTAGAATTTCGCTTGGTAGCCATACTTCTTTCTCTTATTGTTGAGTGGGAGTTGAGTGGTTTTTATTGGTACCTCCACTCTTTCTGGCGTATTCTGAGTGGGAATGAAAGATTTAGTGACACCTTTGTAATTGGTGAATGCATCTGACAGTTCATTTGCAAGTTTTCGCAAATGTATGATTTTCTGAACCTGTAGTTCAGTTTCTGTAGTACGTGAATCAGAGGCTAGAATATTTTGAGCATTCCAATCAATTTCCTAGCATTCTTTCTGGTACTTGAAGTCTCCCCCTAATGCCGGAAAATGTTCCTCATCAAAGATAGAATCAACATACCGGGCAGTAAATAGATCTCCCATTAGGGGTTCTAAATACTTAATGATCGACGAAGATTGAAATCCCACGAAGATCCCCACTTTCTTGTGTGGGCCCATAGCAGTACGTTGAGGTGGTGAGATCGGGATGTAGACAGCACGTCCGAACTTACGCAAATGGGAAATACTTGGAGGATTTCCACGTACTAACTGCATTGGGGAAGTATCATGATATGCAGTTGGTTGTAGTTGGACAAGGTCGGCAGTGTGCAGTACTGCATGACCCCAACACGACGTAGGCAATTTGCAATTCATTAACAAAGGTCTTGCAATGAGCTTGATCCTTTTGATCAACTATTCAACCAAACCATTCTGGGTATGGACATATGGAAGAGAGTGCTGAACTTGGATTCCCAATGCCATATAATAATCATTGAAAGCATGAGAGGTGAATTCAGCAGCATTGTCTACGGATTGATTGAATACTATGTTCAGGGAAATTTGCCTTCAACCTTATGAGTTGAGACATTATTTTGGCAAATGCATGGTTGCGTGTCAAAAGTAGACACACGTATGACCATCAAGTATATGCATCAATCAATACCATGAAATACTTGAACGGTCCAAAAGTTGGCTCAATCGGACCACAAATATCTCCTTGAATTCTTTCAAGGATTTTAAGTGGTTCAGCCTTGATTTTGAGAGGAGATGGTCTCAAAATCAATTTCCCAGTGGCACATGCATTGCACACAAAATCGGAGGATTTGGGAAACTTTGCAGTGAGTAAATTATGACCAATATAATTGCCGATAATTTTTGTCAACATCCCTATTCCAGGGTTCCCAAGTCGTGCATGCTAGGTGTGGAATGGATCGACATTATGAAAAATTACCTTATATGCAACATGTGCAATAGGCTTAATGTATGTATAGTACAACCTACACGAGAGTGATGGAATTCTTTCGCATGTGCATTTGCCATATTCATTTTATTTAGTGAAGAGAAGAAATTCTCCTTGATTGTCCTCATGGGTTTCAACATGAATCCcattgagggatatgggtaccccatggatccccaccgaccaggatactggccggtcctgacaagtgggcccactcGACCAGGGCATGCgggctaaggacatgaagatacttggagtacacgtcaaggaggccgggtgattcaaatcagcccggatattgcgggacaCGTATTGTAGTCTGACTCAGATTAACTTCCATGCAACTACCAAGtaaattagattcaaaccgacttgtaaccctaggttatCGGGCTATATAAAGTGGCTAACGGAGCCTCTCGAGGGCAATCCAACAATCCAATCCAATTTGTAAACCATgcaccagcgcaaagcaatacaagccacaagcatacaggatgtagggtattattctccggaggcccgaacctgtctaaagcCCCCGTGTCCCTCGAGTTCTCGCGATCAACGTCGAGTTCTTAGTTTCATAGtcccctccacctacaaatcaatcacttgggtaaccccctgctggactgtcgggctactaaatctgacacCCATTGCGATGGATATCTCTAAAACTTAGTAGATACGAGTTGAATCAGGATACACTATGCATCCTCAATTATAATTTGTGTACACATGGGGAGTGTAATAGTGGCTCGTCCAGACCCAACAAGCCAACCTCGAGCAGGCCGGCCACAACGTCTTCACtacaccccaggccaacctgggAGCTATTTTCGCCGACCTGGAAAACCTTCTAGTCTCGGAGCAACTACAGCAGATCCAGGCGCGTATCCACATCAACAACACCTAGATAGAAGAGCGGGCCAATAGTCGGTCCGCATATTCCCGGTCCACAGCTACCTGGCACTCTCGGAGCCGATCCGGGCATAGCAGATCTGCCCACCACCGTGGCGACCACGACAACCGCGTgggaggtcgg
This window encodes:
- the LOC101755972 gene encoding oil body-associated protein 2B, with amino-acid sequence MSSSDQSPGAMPASGTAEPSPPGRLTAVSSQVLDMGAQMVQDLKPMRQMKLHSCSFALYAHALHRQMEIHHFLSRLNQDVLQCAVYDSDKPSARLIGVEYIVSDAIFEGLPPEEQRLWHSHAYEVKAGLWTAVGVPEALQSSEMASLAKTYGKFWCTWQVDRGDALPLGAPALMMSPQAEDPGRARADLVRGRDERYGVDTSAGGLKAARVEMDEPEWINPNADYWRQHGKGFAVDVVPAEMKRHAPFP